A window of Paraburkholderia megapolitana genomic DNA:
CTTTGCCGCCGGCCGCCTGGAACGCGCTGAACCAGGTCTTCACAACGTCGGGCGCGAAGTACTGATCGTTCTCGACGTAGTGCCACAGCACCGGTATCTGAATGGTGGAGCCGAAGTGTCCCATCGTCTCGGCCATCCGCTCCGGCGCACACGGAGCGCCTGGATGCGTGGACGGCCGGCCGCCGCGTCCACCCGAAAAATTGACCACGGCGACGAGACCTTTCGGGGCTTCGCTCGCTGCGGCAAGCGAAGCGAATCCGCCCGCCGACTGTCCCACCAGCACGATGTGATTGCGATCGACCTGCGGCAGCGTGTCGGCGTAAGCGATGGTCGCCAGCAGGTCTTGCGCGGCTTCCTTAGCGGCAGTGTCGAAATCGGCGTGGTCGCATGAGTGCCCCGTGTCTTCGGCAAACGATCCGCCCGTCGCGCCGTAGCCGCGCCGGATCGGCACGATGACGGCGAAGCCGAGTCCGACGAAAGCGCGAATCTGCGCGAGCTTACGATAGCGACCGACCTTCACGCGATCGATTGCGTTGGGCGGATTGCCGTGGCTCAGCACGATCAGCGGAAACGGGCCGGGGCCGTCGGGCATGTAGGTCGTGGCGACCAGTTCGCGCTGCGTGTCGCCGAGGAGGCCGTGCTCTGTCATCGGCACCTGGACGATGGTTTCGTGCAGATCGGTGGCGGGTGGATCGAGCTCGGCCGGGCCCGCGAAGCATGCCGGTGCGACGATCAACAGAGCGGCCAGCAGCAGCGCATGCGCGCGATGGCGCATGGGAATGGTTGGGGTTGTGGGCATTTTGTTAGCGTCGTTGTGTTGTCCAGGCCGACAGAGACGCTCGGCGCTTGCCATCAGACCACCGGGGCGAAAAATGGTCAACTGCGAGTTGCGCCGCTCACGTTGCTTACGTTGCTCATGTTGCTCACGCTGCGCAGCGGGGAGCAGAAACTTCACGCAGAAGGTTTATTGGCGCCGCGCGCGCATCGCCGATAATGCATCGGCATCGTCGCGCGCGGGGTCGCACACGGTGTTTCAATAGTCTGTCACTGAACATTTGCGAGCATTAGATGAAAAGAATAGGGATGGTATTGCTGGGTGTGCTGCTGGTCGTTTCGAGTGGCGCATATGCGAAAGACTGGTCGACGATACGTTTCGGCGTCGATGCCAGTTATCCGCCGTTCGAATCGAAGGCCGCCGACGGCAAGCTGGTCGGTTTCGACATCGATGTCGGCAACGAACTGTGCCGGCGTCTGAACGCGAAATGCGTGTGGGTCGAGAATGCCTTCGACGGCATGATTCCGGGCCTGAAGGCACGCAAGTTCGACGGCGTGCTGTCTACCCTCTCGATGACACCCGCACGCGTCAAGCAGATCGCGTTCTCATCGAAGATCTTCCATGTGCCCACGCGTCTCGTCGCGAAGAAAGGTTCGACCATCGAGCCGACTGCCGCGTCGCTCGCGGGTAAATCGGTCGGTGTCGAGCAGGGCTCGATGCAGGAGACTTACGCGAAGACACACTGGGGCGCGCATGGCGTCAACGTTGTGTCGTATGCGGATCAGGATCAGGTGTATGTGGACCTGCTGGCGGGGCGGCTCGATGCGTCGTTGCAGAACGCGGTACAGGCCGAGCGCGGTTTTCTCGATACGCCGCGCGGCGCGCCTTATGCGTTTGCTGGACCGGTGCTCGATGACAGCGCGATTTTCGGTCCGGGCACCGGTATCGGTCTGCGCAAGGAAGATACCGACCTGAAGGAGAAACTCGATGCAGCGATTGCCGCGATGATCAAGGACGGCACGTACAAGCGCATCGCGGACAAGTATTTCGACTTCGACGTGTACGGCGGCTGATCAGTAGGTCTTGTACGGCAGGAATTTGCCGGACAGCACCACCTTGACGCGATCGCCTTTGGGATCGGCTTCGCGTTGAATGTCCATCGAGAAATCGATCGCGCTCATGATGCCGTCGCCGAATTCCTCGTGAATCAGTTCCTTGATGGTCGTGCCGTAGACGTTGACGATCTCGTACCAGCGATAGATCAGCGGATCGGTTGGCACGGCCTCCCGCAACGAACCCTTGTACGGAACGATCTGCAACCACGCGACGGCTTCGTCCGACAGGCCGAAGATGTCGCCGGCGGTTTCGGCCTGGCTGCGGGTAAAGGTCATCTGGCCCAGACACGCGGCCGTCGTCCACTCCTTGCTCTGGCCGATCCGCTCGGCGACGTCGCTCCATTTCAGCCCCCTGGCTACTTTCGCGGAAACGATCATCCGGGTGACTTCGTCGCGGCTCGATATCATGTTGTGCTCCATAGAAAGAAGTGAAAAAGCGGAGATGGGGACCGTTCAAAGCTTCGCATTGGCGCGTTTTCGAGGCAAGACCGGAAAAAATTCAGGATTTCTGCTGAATCTGTCATTGACAGCGCGACGCGTCCCCCGACCTCGCGAGGTTCGCGTCGAAGGCCGCCGTATAACGGTTTGCGCCCAGTGTGCAGGGAAATGCGGCGCGCCGAAAGCATCCCCCCGATGCCCGTCCGGGTATCCCCCGGCCCGACCTTTCTGGTTTTGCCCGGTCCATCAGGAGTATCCTTCGCGGACATCGTAAGGATGTGTTGCACAGATAGACTGCAGATCGCGCGCGCGACGCCGTATTACGTAGATTCTTACCGCGCGTTACGCCGGGTAGGATTCCGTAACGTCAACAAGACACCCGTAACCCGACGCGTACCTCGATGCGATAGTCTTCACACCTGATTTTTCGAGCGGCAATGTTCCTGCGGGAGTATCGGCCGATCGGGCATCGCGTAGCCTGCTTCGCCCTGATGTTGTTCGGCCCTTTACAAGCAGGATGCCCTTTGGACAAATTCGGTCTGTTTCTCATCGTCGCGCTGTTGCGCGTGCTCTCCGTATTGCCTTATTCGTTTGTCGCACGCTTTGGAAGCGCACTGGGTACGACGTTGTACAGGCTTCCCAGTCGCCGCAAACACATCGTGCTGGTGAACCTGCGCCTGTGCTTTCCGGCGAAGAGCGCGCTTGAGCACGAACAACTGGGCCGGGCGCATTTCCAGCATGTGGTGCGCAGCTATCTCGAACGCGGCATACAGTGGTTCGGTAGTGCGAAGTCGATCGACAAGATCGTGCAGATCGAAAGCGAAATCGACCTCGACGACAAGAACGCACCGCCAACCATCTTCATGGGTTTTCACTTCGTCGGTATCGAAGTGGGGTGCATGCGTTATTCGACACACCTGCCGGTCGCATCGCTCTATACGCGCATGTCGAATGCGCCGATGTGCGATCTGGCCCGGCGGCAACGCGGCAGGTTTGGCGCGGAGATGATCGAGCGCGCGACGAGTGCGCGGAAGGTTGTCGGTTTGCTGCGTTCAGGCACGCCCGTCATGCTCGCCGCCGATATGGACCAGGGTATCGACAACTCGGTCTTCGTGCCGTTCTTCGGTGTAGAGGCGTGCACGCTGACATCGATTTCGCGTCTCGCGAAACTCGGCCGTGCGCGGGTCGTGCCGTTCGTGACCGAAGTGCTGCCGGATTTTCGCGGCTACAAGCTAACTATTTTCAAACCGCTCAGCGATTACCCGTCCAGCAGCGAGACCGTCGACGCACGTCGGATGAACGAGTTTCTGGAAACGCAGATCCTCAGGTTTCCAGAGCAGTATTACTGGGTGCACCGGAGGTTCAAGCATCGTCCGGTGGGAGTGGCTGGGGTGTATTGAGTGGGGGTCACCCGGTCCGAATGGCACGCGCAAGTAGAAACAACCCGGCTCCAATGACAACGACTCCGATAGCACGCGCGACGCGTTCGCCATCGGGTGCCAGACGTTCGGCGGCGATGGCCGTTGTTACTGCAACCATCGCGCGCAGGTCCATGGTGCCTGAGACCAGAAGGATCGCGGTCAGACCGGCGCAGCTATAGCTGCAGTGAACGCCTAGGCGCACGCCCTGTCGCCAGGCCGTGGTGGCATTGATGAGTGACAATGCGCGCTCACCCGCCGGCGCTCGTCGGCAGCAGGCAAGGTGCCGGGCTTTCCATGCGGTGAACTGGAGCACACCGGCGCTCAGCACAACTACAGTGGAAACGAACGGAACGGCGCGCGCCAGCAACGGCACGCGCATCTCGAGTGCCGCCAGTGCGATGCCTGGCGGCAAGACGACCATGCCGTATAGCGTCCATACCAGGAAGTACCCCACGCCCACCAGCATGGTCAGCGTGCCGGGGCGTGTGACGCAGGTCCTGGAGGCAAGCTCGCGGTGGTAGCGCCACAACGTCGGCGTGACGGACGGCAGCATCATCGCGATGCTCATCGCGATCCACATGCCGAGGGTTGACGTTGCGACCTCTCGCCATGTCTGACCGCACATCCGTATCCACATCATCGACAGCATCCAGCCGCCTGGCATCGGCACATCGCTCAGTGCCGACATCGACGCGCAACGGGTGATCGTCAGCGCCGCGCTGAACGTGAAGACGAGCGCCGCGACGCTAAAGAAAGTGGCACCGGGAACACCGCATCGGCAGGTTTTCCGTGTCCCGATTGCATCGACTCGACTCACGCGTTGCCTCAGCGTCGGTCGTATTCGTCGTGTCGATGCCACCAGACACCGATCTCGTTGCGCCCTCGCGGAGCGCGGTCGAGCCATTGAAACATGCCCCAGAGGCCATCCAGTCCGCGCGAGTAGGTGGAGTAGGTGTGGTAGACGATGCCATCCTCGAGTACGAACGCACTTAAACCGGGGCGGTCGCGGATGTAGGTGGGCACATCGGTGCCGCACATGGCCGCGAACGTGGCCACGGCCCCTGCGTTCTCATCGTCCTGACTCGCGCTCGACTTTAGGGGCGGCTCGCGCCGGTAGTTGTAGTCGACGGTGCCGCTGCGTTGCTGCTCGTCGGTGAACCATACGCTGAAGTCGGCGTTGAAGTCGGCCGCAACGCTCGAAGTGATATCCGGACTCGCCGCGTTTCCCGGTGCGGATGCCCAGGGAAATGTCCACCCCATCCGCTGTTTGTATGTCTGCAGTTTTGCGAGCGGCGCACGCGATACGGCCGCAAGCGTGACATCGTGATGCGCCAGATGGAGCGCGAAGCCGTTAAACCCGTCCGCGATTGCCGAGCACGACGGACATCCGGCCTTGTAGTCGGGGCCAAACATGAAGTGGTAGACGAGCAGTTGCGAACGCCCTTTGAAGAGATCCGCCAGCGAGGCACTTCCTTCGTCGGTGTCGAATCGGTACGCCTTGTCGACGCGAACCCACGGCAGCGCCTGGCGTTGCTGCGCCAGCTCGTCGCTGCGCCGGGTCAGCGCCTTCTCCGCTGCGAGCAGGTCGAGCCGCGCGGCCAGCCACGCTTCGCGCGTTCCGGTGTGGTGTGTCGTCATCGTTATCTCCTTCGATGTTCTGCGTCGTTCGTCTCGTGACCGATACGACTGACGGGTTGGGGGTCGTGATAGATTAAGACCCGCTATCGAACGGTGGGAGTGACAAGTGTGGCGGGATTGGCATGAACACTGATGCGCTCGTTACGGCGGCTGCGCGTGCACTCGCGGCGGGTGATCCGCTCGGCGCCCTGAACTGGGTCGCTTTGCGCGACGATGCGCCGGCGCTCGCGCTTCGAGGCATCGCGATGGCGCAGCTCGGCGATCTGGTTCGAGCGAAGGCGTTGATGCGCCGTGCCGCGCGCGCCTTCGGTCCCGAAGAGGCCGTGGCCCGCGCGCGATGTGTGGTCGCCGAGGTTGAAATCGCGCTTGCCTCACGCGACCTGGGTTGGTCTGCAAAGACGCTCGATGCCGCGCGAGCGACGCTCGAAGCGCACGGCGACCGGGTAAACGCAGCGCATGCGCAGTATCTCGACGTGCGGCGACTGCTTCTGGTGGGGCGCCTCGACGCCGCCGAGCATGCGCTTGGCGCGCTCGATCCTGGGTTGTTTCCGCCTGCGCTGCGGGTGGCGCATGAGCTGGTTGTCGCGGGCATCGCGTTGCGCCGTCTGCAACCGAAGATAGCGCGAGCTGCACTAGTGCGTGCCGGTCGCGCCGCGTCTCGCGCAGGTATTCCCGCACTAGCCGCTGAGGTCGAAAGCGCGTCCCGGGTCCTGAACACACCGGCTGCTCGCCTGATTGCCCGTGGTGACGAGCGGCTCCTGTCGCTCGACGAGGTCGAAGTGCTGCTGTCATCGCAGACCTTTGTCGTGGACGCGTGCCGTCACGTCGTGCGCGACGCGCATACGGTCATTGCGCTAGCAAGGCGGCCTGTATTGTTTGAGCTCGTGCGTGCGCTCGGCGAGGCGTGGCCGTCGGATGTATCGAGAGATGCGCTGGTGGCGCGGGTATTTCGGGCAACGCGCGCCGACGAATCGTATCGGGCGCGTCTGCGCGTTGAAATCGGCCGGCTGCGTATCCTGCTGCAAACGCTGGCTGATGTGACCGCAACCAGGCATGGATTTGTGCTGACACCGTATCGCGCGCGCGAGGTTGCCGTTCTGGCACGACACGACGACGAACGACACGCGGCGGTGCTCGCCTTGCTTGCTGACGGCGAATCATGGTCGAGCTCGGCGCTCGCGCTTGCGCTGGGAGTCAGTCAGCGTACCTTGCAGCGTGCACTCGATTCGCTTGCGGAAGACGGTAAGGTAGAGCCGGTGGGGCGCGGGCGATCGCGTCGCTGGCTGATGCCGCCAATGCCCGGATTCACGACGCCCTTGTTACTCCCCGCGTCACTATCGAACGATTAGGATGGCAGCATGAACCGATCAACCGCCGAAGTCCTTCGCGAATATGGCCCCTTCGAGGGTGTCGACAGCGTGCACGGTGTCACGTATGACGGCCGGCATGTCTGGTTCGCATCCGGAGACAAACTGAACGCGCTCGACCCAGCGAGCGGAAAAATGCTGCGCTCGATCGACGTCGCCGCGCATGCGGGGTCCGCGTTCGATGGCCAGCACCTCTTCCAGCTTGCCGGCGGCACCATCCAGAAGCTCGATGCGCAGACCGGCGATGTACTCGCTACGATTCCCGCACCAGCCGGTGGCAACCATTCGGGGCTCGCGTGGGCCGAGGGAACGCTGTGGGTCGGACAGTATCGCGACCGGAAGATCCATCAAATCGATCCGCAAACGGGCGCGATTCTTCGCACTATCGAGTCGAATCGTTTTGTCACCGGGGTGACCTGGGTTGATGGGCAGTTGTGGCATGCCACCTGGGAGGACGACGCGAGCGAGCTAAGGCAAATCGATCCTCACACAGGAGAGATTATCGAAAGTCTCGAGATGCCGTCTGGGGTCCATGTGTCGGGACTTGAATCGGACGGTGGTGACCAGTTCTTCTGCGGTGGCGGAAAGAGCGGGAAGTTGCGCGCGATTCGTCGACCGAGGCGAACCCCGGTCGACGCTACTAGCGAATAAGCGAAGGGGTTGGCGCGTGAGCTGCGATCAGGCGCTCCGATTTCAACGCGTCCCACAGCGCATCCGGAATCGGCATTGCCATCAGTGCACGATTCTCTTCGATCCGCGACGGCTGGCTTGCACCGGGGATGACACCTGCAACAGCCGGATGCGCGAGAGAAAATTGCAGAGCCACCGCGCGGATATCGACGCCAAACTTAGCGCAAACCTGCTTGATCCGCGCAACACGATCGATCATCGTTTGCGACGCCAGCTGATATTCGAAGTGCGTGCCTCCCGCGAGCAGCCCGGAGTTGTACGGGCCGCCCACGACGATGCCAAGCCCTCTTGCTTCGCACGCCGGCATCAGCTTGTTCAGCGCGGCTTCGTGATCGAGCAACGTATAGCGACCGGCGATCAGAAAGCCATCCGGATCGGCTTGCTCGAGCGCGAGCTCGCACGGCTCGACACGATTCACACCAAGCCCCCAGCCTTTGATGACGCCTTCGTCACGCAGACGGGATAGCGCTTTCGCCGCACCGGACATCGCCACGTCGAAGACAGCGCGCCAGTTTTCGCCGTGGAAATCGACAGCTGGGTCGTGGATCCACACATAGTCCAGTCGATCGGTTTGCAGCCGCTTCAGGCTGTCTTCGATAGAGCGCAACGTGCCGTCTGCCGTGTAGTCGTAGACGATCTTGTTCGGCAGTCCGTGTTCGAACAAGCCGCCTTTCTCGCCGAGATCGCGGCTCGTAGTCGATTCGTGTTCGTCGAGGATCAGTCGACCGACCTTGGTGCCCAGCACGTATTCGTCTCTTGGGCGACCGGCCAGTGCTTTTCCGAGCCGCAGTTCGGCAAGCCCAGCGCCATACAGCGGCGCAGCGTCGAAATAGCGGATGCCGCTGTTCCAGGCTGCATCGACTGTTGCCAGTGCCTCGGCTTCAGGGATGTCGCGATACATGTTGCCGAGCGGCGCAGTGCCGAAACCGAGGCGCGATGGAATAGTGATTCGCATGATTGTTTCTCCCGTACTCAATCCCAGACCGGCGCGAGGCCCGCAGGGCTGACTTCGCGGCCATTAC
This region includes:
- a CDS encoding alpha/beta hydrolase family protein translates to MPTTPTIPMRHRAHALLLAALLIVAPACFAGPAELDPPATDLHETIVQVPMTEHGLLGDTQRELVATTYMPDGPGPFPLIVLSHGNPPNAIDRVKVGRYRKLAQIRAFVGLGFAVIVPIRRGYGATGGSFAEDTGHSCDHADFDTAAKEAAQDLLATIAYADTLPQVDRNHIVLVGQSAGGFASLAAASEAPKGLVAVVNFSGGRGGRPSTHPGAPCAPERMAETMGHFGSTIQIPVLWHYVENDQYFAPDVVKTWFSAFQAAGGKGELVFEAPFGRDGHGMFAVDRALPIWWPHFEQFIATVVPLSHTAASTPSS
- a CDS encoding ABC transporter substrate-binding protein, which translates into the protein MKRIGMVLLGVLLVVSSGAYAKDWSTIRFGVDASYPPFESKAADGKLVGFDIDVGNELCRRLNAKCVWVENAFDGMIPGLKARKFDGVLSTLSMTPARVKQIAFSSKIFHVPTRLVAKKGSTIEPTAASLAGKSVGVEQGSMQETYAKTHWGAHGVNVVSYADQDQVYVDLLAGRLDASLQNAVQAERGFLDTPRGAPYAFAGPVLDDSAIFGPGTGIGLRKEDTDLKEKLDAAIAAMIKDGTYKRIADKYFDFDVYGG
- the cynS gene encoding cyanase translates to MISSRDEVTRMIVSAKVARGLKWSDVAERIGQSKEWTTAACLGQMTFTRSQAETAGDIFGLSDEAVAWLQIVPYKGSLREAVPTDPLIYRWYEIVNVYGTTIKELIHEEFGDGIMSAIDFSMDIQREADPKGDRVKVVLSGKFLPYKTY
- a CDS encoding lipid A biosynthesis lauroyl acyltransferase, encoding MLFGPLQAGCPLDKFGLFLIVALLRVLSVLPYSFVARFGSALGTTLYRLPSRRKHIVLVNLRLCFPAKSALEHEQLGRAHFQHVVRSYLERGIQWFGSAKSIDKIVQIESEIDLDDKNAPPTIFMGFHFVGIEVGCMRYSTHLPVASLYTRMSNAPMCDLARRQRGRFGAEMIERATSARKVVGLLRSGTPVMLAADMDQGIDNSVFVPFFGVEACTLTSISRLAKLGRARVVPFVTEVLPDFRGYKLTIFKPLSDYPSSSETVDARRMNEFLETQILRFPEQYYWVHRRFKHRPVGVAGVY
- a CDS encoding DUF2182 domain-containing protein, with the protein product MSALSDVPMPGGWMLSMMWIRMCGQTWREVATSTLGMWIAMSIAMMLPSVTPTLWRYHRELASRTCVTRPGTLTMLVGVGYFLVWTLYGMVVLPPGIALAALEMRVPLLARAVPFVSTVVVLSAGVLQFTAWKARHLACCRRAPAGERALSLINATTAWRQGVRLGVHCSYSCAGLTAILLVSGTMDLRAMVAVTTAIAAERLAPDGERVARAIGVVVIGAGLFLLARAIRTG
- a CDS encoding DUF899 domain-containing protein, whose product is MTTHHTGTREAWLAARLDLLAAEKALTRRSDELAQQRQALPWVRVDKAYRFDTDEGSASLADLFKGRSQLLVYHFMFGPDYKAGCPSCSAIADGFNGFALHLAHHDVTLAAVSRAPLAKLQTYKQRMGWTFPWASAPGNAASPDITSSVAADFNADFSVWFTDEQQRSGTVDYNYRREPPLKSSASQDDENAGAVATFAAMCGTDVPTYIRDRPGLSAFVLEDGIVYHTYSTYSRGLDGLWGMFQWLDRAPRGRNEIGVWWHRHDEYDRR
- a CDS encoding HTH domain-containing protein — protein: MNTDALVTAAARALAAGDPLGALNWVALRDDAPALALRGIAMAQLGDLVRAKALMRRAARAFGPEEAVARARCVVAEVEIALASRDLGWSAKTLDAARATLEAHGDRVNAAHAQYLDVRRLLLVGRLDAAEHALGALDPGLFPPALRVAHELVVAGIALRRLQPKIARAALVRAGRAASRAGIPALAAEVESASRVLNTPAARLIARGDERLLSLDEVEVLLSSQTFVVDACRHVVRDAHTVIALARRPVLFELVRALGEAWPSDVSRDALVARVFRATRADESYRARLRVEIGRLRILLQTLADVTATRHGFVLTPYRAREVAVLARHDDERHAAVLALLADGESWSSSALALALGVSQRTLQRALDSLAEDGKVEPVGRGRSRRWLMPPMPGFTTPLLLPASLSND
- a CDS encoding Vgb family protein — its product is MNRSTAEVLREYGPFEGVDSVHGVTYDGRHVWFASGDKLNALDPASGKMLRSIDVAAHAGSAFDGQHLFQLAGGTIQKLDAQTGDVLATIPAPAGGNHSGLAWAEGTLWVGQYRDRKIHQIDPQTGAILRTIESNRFVTGVTWVDGQLWHATWEDDASELRQIDPHTGEIIESLEMPSGVHVSGLESDGGDQFFCGGGKSGKLRAIRRPRRTPVDATSE
- a CDS encoding aldo/keto reductase translates to MRITIPSRLGFGTAPLGNMYRDIPEAEALATVDAAWNSGIRYFDAAPLYGAGLAELRLGKALAGRPRDEYVLGTKVGRLILDEHESTTSRDLGEKGGLFEHGLPNKIVYDYTADGTLRSIEDSLKRLQTDRLDYVWIHDPAVDFHGENWRAVFDVAMSGAAKALSRLRDEGVIKGWGLGVNRVEPCELALEQADPDGFLIAGRYTLLDHEAALNKLMPACEARGLGIVVGGPYNSGLLAGGTHFEYQLASQTMIDRVARIKQVCAKFGVDIRAVALQFSLAHPAVAGVIPGASQPSRIEENRALMAMPIPDALWDALKSERLIAAHAPTPSLIR